The following coding sequences lie in one Lolium perenne isolate Kyuss_39 chromosome 2, Kyuss_2.0, whole genome shotgun sequence genomic window:
- the LOC127318382 gene encoding recQ-mediated genome instability protein 1 isoform X3, with translation MRRRSLIIAPDSDEEDDAATPASATTSLSVASGGGGGGGSAGRPSSQNPSPFPYAISSSPPPSPPVEISDDDEEVEEIQDPDEDCPFDDAPDEIRDSDGDSLFTDVADDLSPPFTAPPQIPCPPPAPALAPAPLYRTPTPTPPPARTPISAPSPAAAPTPPSRTPTPTPPPAPLFRTPTPTPPPAPTSAPLLRTPTPPPAPLFRTPSSTPIQAWTPTSTPPTASPSALSMRLRPVDAFLRRLRVRVRPEWLEFCAAELPGFSDGGTEAQGRRCFEQFLFADMNVCGAGVLPAGVAGMDAAVLDGPFVLQVDEIVNMSNPLRERYCDAQAGPKRCLKLSMTDGIQRIYGMEYRPIKDLQVLAPVGFKIVIRNVHIKRGLLMLVPEVIEILGGVVDELEAARVRLVSEVNKPPRGKRKQGGLPLSSRATVAAWPGNVSVTNGGEQGISIPRAVNSSHPIGLGNASQVVRTTETMVEERINPPVIVNGVQQQSQHSHEFTMQDRSASQVVRTTHTMVEGRTNPPVVVNGVQQQSQHSQEFTMQDRSASHTRDNAEASAPATYRYEPQQSTSRTTRTVEEYVDHPIAANNVHQQTQRVQEITMQDQATRNQGEPSASTPCGHDTQQGPRDIGGTSANGVEIAQSSTVEDKINQIEHPVILSGENEKPFTYLFHMMSDWTIEKDTRPYIQGKIKGLITAVKRFQYKQRKEYELQIWIDDGSHISEAFLHSDVIQNIIGHSCEEMNAAVSDPNPASALAIKEIMNGFKHYLTKFEGTMFIEFNRKSSAPIVREMNEGCSASDAWLLLQRMKTYSAQRHIRSLDFMDTTP, from the exons ATGCGCCGCCGGAGCCTAATCATCGCCCCCGACTCCGACGAGGAAGACGACGCGGCAACTCCTGCCTCCGCCACCACCTCTCTTTCCGTtgccagcggcggcggcggcggcggcggaagcgccgGCCGGCCCTCGTCCCAAAACCCTAGCCCATTCCCCTACGCAATCTCGTCCTCGCCTCCCCCCTCCCCTCCCGTCGAGATCtccgatgacgacgaggaggtcgAGGAGATCCAGGACCCCGACGAGGACTGCCCCTTCGACGACGCCCCCGACGAGATTCGGGACTCTGACGGGGACTCCCTCTTCACCGATGTCGCCGACGACCTCTCCCCACCATTCACCGCTCCGCCCCAAATCCCATGCCCACCTCCCGCTCCCGCTCTGGCACCGGCTCCGCTGTACCGAACCCCAACACCAACTCCACCTCCAGCACGAACCCCAATCTCAGCTCCATCGCCGGCTGCCGCGCCCACGCCACCTTCACGAACCCCAACCCCAACTCCCCCGCCGGCTCCTCTGTTCCGAACCCCAACCCCAACTCCACCACCGGCTCCCACATCCGCTCCTCTGCTCCGAACCCCAACCCCACCTCCCGCTCCTCTATT CCGAACCCCATCTTCAACCCCAATCCAGGCCTGGACCCCAACCTCGACGCCGCCCACGGCCTCGCCGTCTGCGCTCAGCATGCGGCTGCGGCCGGTGGACGCGTTCCTGCGGCGGCTCAGGGTGCGCGTGCGCCCAGAGTGGCTTGAATTTTGCGCTGCGGAGCTGCCTGGGTTCAGCGACGGCGGCACGGAAGCGCAGGGCAGACGCTGCTTCGAGCAGTTCCTCTTTGCTGACATGAATGTGTGCGGCGCCGGTGTGCTCCCGGCGGGCGTTGCAGGCATGGACGCCGCTGTCCTCGACGGGCCATTTGTTCTACAG GTTGATGAAATTGTCAACATGTCAAATCCTTTGAGGGAAAGATATTGTGATGCACAGGCGGGGCCCAAAAGATGTTTAAAGCTATCAATGACAGATGGCATTCAACGGATATATGGAATGGAGTACAGGCCTATCAAAGACCTGCAAGTTCTTGCTCCTGTTGGTTTTAAG attgttataagAAATGTGCACATAAAGAGAGGGCTTCTTATGCTAGTCCCTGAAGTTATTGAGATTCTTGGTGGGGTGGTTGATGAATTGGAAGCAGCACGTGTCAGACTTGTTTCTGAAGTAAATAAACCACCCCGTGGCAAAAG GAAGCAAGGTGGATTACCTTTGTCCTCCAGAGCCACTGTAGCTGCCTGGCCAGGTAATGTAAGCGTTACAAATGGTGGTGAGCAAGGTATCTCAATACCAAGAGCAGTAAACTCCTCTCATCCAATTGGATTAG GTAATGCCTCTCAAGTTGTTAGAACTACAGAAACCATGGTAGAAGAGCGTATTAACCCTCCTGTCATAGTAAATGGTGTCCAACAGCAAAGTCAGCATTCCCACGAATTCACCATGCAAGATCGATCTGCTTCTCAAGTTGTTAGAACTACACATACCATGGTAGAAGGGCGTACTAACCCTCCTGTTGTAGTAAATGGTGTCCAACAACAAAGTCAACATTCCCAAGAGTTCACCATGCAAGATCGATCTGCTTCTCATACTAGGGACAACGCAGAAGCTTCTGCACCTGCTACCTATAGATATGAACCCCAACAAAGCACTAGCAGAACTACACGGACGGTTGAAGAATATGTTGACCACCCTATTGCGGCGAACAATGTCCATCAACAAACACAGCGTGTCCAGGAAATCACTATGCAGGACCAAGCTACTAGGAACCAAGGAGAACCTTCTGCATCTACTCCTTGTGGACATGATACCCAGCAAGGGCCACGAGATATTGGTGGAACTAGTGCTAATGGTGTCGAGATTGCACAGTCTTCAACTGTTGAAGATAAGATTAATCAGATTGAACATCCTGTCATTCTAAGTggtgaaaatgaaaaaccatttaCATACCTTTTCCACATGATGTCAGATTGGACCATAGAAAAGGATACACGACCCTATATTCAAGGAAAAATTAAG GGTCTGATCACCGCAGTCAAGCGATTTCAATATAAGCAACGGAAAGAGTATGAGCTTCAAATTTGGATAGATGATGGAAGTCACATTTCAGAGGCCTTTCTTCACAGTGAT GTTATACAGAATATAATTGGTCACTCGTGTGAGGAGATGAATGCTGCTGTTTCTGACCCAAACCCAGCATCAGCCCTTGCCATAAAAGAAATTATGAATGGATTCAAGCActatttgacaaaatttgag GGTACAATGTTTATTGAGTTCAACCGAAAATCTTCTGCACCTATTGTGCGTGAGATGAATGAAGGTTGTTCGGCTTCCGATGCATGGCTCCTACTTCAGAGGATGAAAACATATTCTGCTCAAAGGCACATCCGAAGTTTGGACTTTATGGATACCACTCCATGA
- the LOC127318382 gene encoding recQ-mediated genome instability protein 1 isoform X4: MRRRSLIIAPDSDEEDDAATPASATTSLSVASGGGGGGGSAGRPSSQNPSPFPYAISSSPPPSPPVEISDDDEEVEEIQDPDEDCPFDDAPDEIRDSDGDSLFTDVADDLSPPFTAPPQIPCPPPAPALAPAPLYRTPTPTPPPARTPISAPSPAAAPTPPSRTPTPTPPPAPLFRTPTPTPPPAPTSAPLLRTPTPPPAPLFRTPTPTPPPAPAPTPPARTPTPTPPPAAAAPTPARTPSSTPIQAWTPTSTPPTASPSALSMRLRPVDAFLRRLRVRVRPEWLEFCAAELPGFSDGGTEAQGRRCFEQFLFADMNVCGAGVLPAGVAGMDAAVLDGPFVLQVDEIVNMSNPLRERYCDAQAGPKRCLKLSMTDGIQRIYGMEYRPIKDLQVLAPVGFKIVIRNVHIKRGLLMLVPEVIEILGGVVDELEAARVRLVSEVNKPPRGKRKQGGLPLSSRATVAAWPGNVSVTNGGEQGISIPRAVNSSHPIGLGNASQVVRTTETMVEERINPPVIVNGVQQQSQHSHEFTMQDRSASQVVRTTHTMVEGRTNPPVVVNGVQQQSQHSQEFTMQDRSASHTRDNAEASAPATYRYEPQQSTSRTTRTVEEYVDHPIAANNVHQQTQRVQEITMQDQATRNQGEPSASTPCGHDTQQGPRDIGGTSANGVEIAQSSTVEDKINQIEHPVILSGENEKPFTYLFHMMSDWTIEKDTRPYIQGKIKGLITAVKRFQYKQRKEYELQIWIDDGSHISEAFLHSDVIQNIIGHSCEEMNAAVSDPNPASALAIKEIMNGFKHYLTKFESIYTTNILKSL; this comes from the exons ATGCGCCGCCGGAGCCTAATCATCGCCCCCGACTCCGACGAGGAAGACGACGCGGCAACTCCTGCCTCCGCCACCACCTCTCTTTCCGTtgccagcggcggcggcggcggcggcggaagcgccgGCCGGCCCTCGTCCCAAAACCCTAGCCCATTCCCCTACGCAATCTCGTCCTCGCCTCCCCCCTCCCCTCCCGTCGAGATCtccgatgacgacgaggaggtcgAGGAGATCCAGGACCCCGACGAGGACTGCCCCTTCGACGACGCCCCCGACGAGATTCGGGACTCTGACGGGGACTCCCTCTTCACCGATGTCGCCGACGACCTCTCCCCACCATTCACCGCTCCGCCCCAAATCCCATGCCCACCTCCCGCTCCCGCTCTGGCACCGGCTCCGCTGTACCGAACCCCAACACCAACTCCACCTCCAGCACGAACCCCAATCTCAGCTCCATCGCCGGCTGCCGCGCCCACGCCACCTTCACGAACCCCAACCCCAACTCCCCCGCCGGCTCCTCTGTTCCGAACCCCAACCCCAACTCCACCACCGGCTCCCACATCCGCTCCTCTGCTCCGAACCCCAACCCCACCTCCCGCTCCTCTATTCCGAACTCCAACACCAACTCCACCTCCCGCCCCCGCACCCACTCCACCGGCCCGAACCCCAACGCCAACGCCACCGCCCGCTGCCGCCGCGCCCACTCCGGCCCGAACCCCATCTTCAACCCCAATCCAGGCCTGGACCCCAACCTCGACGCCGCCCACGGCCTCGCCGTCTGCGCTCAGCATGCGGCTGCGGCCGGTGGACGCGTTCCTGCGGCGGCTCAGGGTGCGCGTGCGCCCAGAGTGGCTTGAATTTTGCGCTGCGGAGCTGCCTGGGTTCAGCGACGGCGGCACGGAAGCGCAGGGCAGACGCTGCTTCGAGCAGTTCCTCTTTGCTGACATGAATGTGTGCGGCGCCGGTGTGCTCCCGGCGGGCGTTGCAGGCATGGACGCCGCTGTCCTCGACGGGCCATTTGTTCTACAG GTTGATGAAATTGTCAACATGTCAAATCCTTTGAGGGAAAGATATTGTGATGCACAGGCGGGGCCCAAAAGATGTTTAAAGCTATCAATGACAGATGGCATTCAACGGATATATGGAATGGAGTACAGGCCTATCAAAGACCTGCAAGTTCTTGCTCCTGTTGGTTTTAAG attgttataagAAATGTGCACATAAAGAGAGGGCTTCTTATGCTAGTCCCTGAAGTTATTGAGATTCTTGGTGGGGTGGTTGATGAATTGGAAGCAGCACGTGTCAGACTTGTTTCTGAAGTAAATAAACCACCCCGTGGCAAAAG GAAGCAAGGTGGATTACCTTTGTCCTCCAGAGCCACTGTAGCTGCCTGGCCAGGTAATGTAAGCGTTACAAATGGTGGTGAGCAAGGTATCTCAATACCAAGAGCAGTAAACTCCTCTCATCCAATTGGATTAG GTAATGCCTCTCAAGTTGTTAGAACTACAGAAACCATGGTAGAAGAGCGTATTAACCCTCCTGTCATAGTAAATGGTGTCCAACAGCAAAGTCAGCATTCCCACGAATTCACCATGCAAGATCGATCTGCTTCTCAAGTTGTTAGAACTACACATACCATGGTAGAAGGGCGTACTAACCCTCCTGTTGTAGTAAATGGTGTCCAACAACAAAGTCAACATTCCCAAGAGTTCACCATGCAAGATCGATCTGCTTCTCATACTAGGGACAACGCAGAAGCTTCTGCACCTGCTACCTATAGATATGAACCCCAACAAAGCACTAGCAGAACTACACGGACGGTTGAAGAATATGTTGACCACCCTATTGCGGCGAACAATGTCCATCAACAAACACAGCGTGTCCAGGAAATCACTATGCAGGACCAAGCTACTAGGAACCAAGGAGAACCTTCTGCATCTACTCCTTGTGGACATGATACCCAGCAAGGGCCACGAGATATTGGTGGAACTAGTGCTAATGGTGTCGAGATTGCACAGTCTTCAACTGTTGAAGATAAGATTAATCAGATTGAACATCCTGTCATTCTAAGTggtgaaaatgaaaaaccatttaCATACCTTTTCCACATGATGTCAGATTGGACCATAGAAAAGGATACACGACCCTATATTCAAGGAAAAATTAAG GGTCTGATCACCGCAGTCAAGCGATTTCAATATAAGCAACGGAAAGAGTATGAGCTTCAAATTTGGATAGATGATGGAAGTCACATTTCAGAGGCCTTTCTTCACAGTGAT GTTATACAGAATATAATTGGTCACTCGTGTGAGGAGATGAATGCTGCTGTTTCTGACCCAAACCCAGCATCAGCCCTTGCCATAAAAGAAATTATGAATGGATTCAAGCActatttgacaaaatttgag AGCATATATACTACAAATATCTTAAAGTCTCTTTGA
- the LOC127318382 gene encoding recQ-mediated genome instability protein 1 isoform X2 has protein sequence MRRRSLIIAPDSDEEDDAATPASATTSLSVASGGGGGGGSAGRPSSQNPSPFPYAISSSPPPSPPVEISDDDEEVEEIQDPDEDCPFDDAPDEIRDSDGDSLFTDVADDLSPPFTAPPQIPCPPPAPALAPAPLYRTPTPTPPPARTPISAPSPAAAPTPPSRTPTPTPPPAPLFRTPTPTPPPAPTSAPLLRTPTPPPAPLFRTPTPTPPPAPAPTPPARTPTPTPPPAAAAPTPARTPSSTPIQAWTPTSTPPTASPSALSMRLRPVDAFLRRLRVRVRPEWLEFCAAELPGFSDGGTEAQGRRCFEQFLFADMNVCGAGVLPAGVAGMDAAVLDGPFVLQVDEIVNMSNPLRERYCDAQAGPKRCLKLSMTDGIQRIYGMEYRPIKDLQVLAPVGFKIVIRNVHIKRGLLMLVPEVIEILGGVVDELEAARVRLVSEVNKPPRGKRKQGGLPLSSRATVAAWPGNASQVVRTTETMVEERINPPVIVNGVQQQSQHSHEFTMQDRSASQVVRTTHTMVEGRTNPPVVVNGVQQQSQHSQEFTMQDRSASHTRDNAEASAPATYRYEPQQSTSRTTRTVEEYVDHPIAANNVHQQTQRVQEITMQDQATRNQGEPSASTPCGHDTQQGPRDIGGTSANGVEIAQSSTVEDKINQIEHPVILSGENEKPFTYLFHMMSDWTIEKDTRPYIQGKIKGLITAVKRFQYKQRKEYELQIWIDDGSHISEAFLHSDVIQNIIGHSCEEMNAAVSDPNPASALAIKEIMNGFKHYLTKFEGTMFIEFNRKSSAPIVREMNEGCSASDAWLLLQRMKTYSAQRHIRSLDFMDTTP, from the exons ATGCGCCGCCGGAGCCTAATCATCGCCCCCGACTCCGACGAGGAAGACGACGCGGCAACTCCTGCCTCCGCCACCACCTCTCTTTCCGTtgccagcggcggcggcggcggcggcggaagcgccgGCCGGCCCTCGTCCCAAAACCCTAGCCCATTCCCCTACGCAATCTCGTCCTCGCCTCCCCCCTCCCCTCCCGTCGAGATCtccgatgacgacgaggaggtcgAGGAGATCCAGGACCCCGACGAGGACTGCCCCTTCGACGACGCCCCCGACGAGATTCGGGACTCTGACGGGGACTCCCTCTTCACCGATGTCGCCGACGACCTCTCCCCACCATTCACCGCTCCGCCCCAAATCCCATGCCCACCTCCCGCTCCCGCTCTGGCACCGGCTCCGCTGTACCGAACCCCAACACCAACTCCACCTCCAGCACGAACCCCAATCTCAGCTCCATCGCCGGCTGCCGCGCCCACGCCACCTTCACGAACCCCAACCCCAACTCCCCCGCCGGCTCCTCTGTTCCGAACCCCAACCCCAACTCCACCACCGGCTCCCACATCCGCTCCTCTGCTCCGAACCCCAACCCCACCTCCCGCTCCTCTATTCCGAACTCCAACACCAACTCCACCTCCCGCCCCCGCACCCACTCCACCGGCCCGAACCCCAACGCCAACGCCACCGCCCGCTGCCGCCGCGCCCACTCCGGCCCGAACCCCATCTTCAACCCCAATCCAGGCCTGGACCCCAACCTCGACGCCGCCCACGGCCTCGCCGTCTGCGCTCAGCATGCGGCTGCGGCCGGTGGACGCGTTCCTGCGGCGGCTCAGGGTGCGCGTGCGCCCAGAGTGGCTTGAATTTTGCGCTGCGGAGCTGCCTGGGTTCAGCGACGGCGGCACGGAAGCGCAGGGCAGACGCTGCTTCGAGCAGTTCCTCTTTGCTGACATGAATGTGTGCGGCGCCGGTGTGCTCCCGGCGGGCGTTGCAGGCATGGACGCCGCTGTCCTCGACGGGCCATTTGTTCTACAG GTTGATGAAATTGTCAACATGTCAAATCCTTTGAGGGAAAGATATTGTGATGCACAGGCGGGGCCCAAAAGATGTTTAAAGCTATCAATGACAGATGGCATTCAACGGATATATGGAATGGAGTACAGGCCTATCAAAGACCTGCAAGTTCTTGCTCCTGTTGGTTTTAAG attgttataagAAATGTGCACATAAAGAGAGGGCTTCTTATGCTAGTCCCTGAAGTTATTGAGATTCTTGGTGGGGTGGTTGATGAATTGGAAGCAGCACGTGTCAGACTTGTTTCTGAAGTAAATAAACCACCCCGTGGCAAAAG GAAGCAAGGTGGATTACCTTTGTCCTCCAGAGCCACTGTAGCTGCCTGGCCAG GTAATGCCTCTCAAGTTGTTAGAACTACAGAAACCATGGTAGAAGAGCGTATTAACCCTCCTGTCATAGTAAATGGTGTCCAACAGCAAAGTCAGCATTCCCACGAATTCACCATGCAAGATCGATCTGCTTCTCAAGTTGTTAGAACTACACATACCATGGTAGAAGGGCGTACTAACCCTCCTGTTGTAGTAAATGGTGTCCAACAACAAAGTCAACATTCCCAAGAGTTCACCATGCAAGATCGATCTGCTTCTCATACTAGGGACAACGCAGAAGCTTCTGCACCTGCTACCTATAGATATGAACCCCAACAAAGCACTAGCAGAACTACACGGACGGTTGAAGAATATGTTGACCACCCTATTGCGGCGAACAATGTCCATCAACAAACACAGCGTGTCCAGGAAATCACTATGCAGGACCAAGCTACTAGGAACCAAGGAGAACCTTCTGCATCTACTCCTTGTGGACATGATACCCAGCAAGGGCCACGAGATATTGGTGGAACTAGTGCTAATGGTGTCGAGATTGCACAGTCTTCAACTGTTGAAGATAAGATTAATCAGATTGAACATCCTGTCATTCTAAGTggtgaaaatgaaaaaccatttaCATACCTTTTCCACATGATGTCAGATTGGACCATAGAAAAGGATACACGACCCTATATTCAAGGAAAAATTAAG GGTCTGATCACCGCAGTCAAGCGATTTCAATATAAGCAACGGAAAGAGTATGAGCTTCAAATTTGGATAGATGATGGAAGTCACATTTCAGAGGCCTTTCTTCACAGTGAT GTTATACAGAATATAATTGGTCACTCGTGTGAGGAGATGAATGCTGCTGTTTCTGACCCAAACCCAGCATCAGCCCTTGCCATAAAAGAAATTATGAATGGATTCAAGCActatttgacaaaatttgag GGTACAATGTTTATTGAGTTCAACCGAAAATCTTCTGCACCTATTGTGCGTGAGATGAATGAAGGTTGTTCGGCTTCCGATGCATGGCTCCTACTTCAGAGGATGAAAACATATTCTGCTCAAAGGCACATCCGAAGTTTGGACTTTATGGATACCACTCCATGA
- the LOC127318382 gene encoding recQ-mediated genome instability protein 1 isoform X1: MRRRSLIIAPDSDEEDDAATPASATTSLSVASGGGGGGGSAGRPSSQNPSPFPYAISSSPPPSPPVEISDDDEEVEEIQDPDEDCPFDDAPDEIRDSDGDSLFTDVADDLSPPFTAPPQIPCPPPAPALAPAPLYRTPTPTPPPARTPISAPSPAAAPTPPSRTPTPTPPPAPLFRTPTPTPPPAPTSAPLLRTPTPPPAPLFRTPTPTPPPAPAPTPPARTPTPTPPPAAAAPTPARTPSSTPIQAWTPTSTPPTASPSALSMRLRPVDAFLRRLRVRVRPEWLEFCAAELPGFSDGGTEAQGRRCFEQFLFADMNVCGAGVLPAGVAGMDAAVLDGPFVLQVDEIVNMSNPLRERYCDAQAGPKRCLKLSMTDGIQRIYGMEYRPIKDLQVLAPVGFKIVIRNVHIKRGLLMLVPEVIEILGGVVDELEAARVRLVSEVNKPPRGKRKQGGLPLSSRATVAAWPGNVSVTNGGEQGISIPRAVNSSHPIGLGNASQVVRTTETMVEERINPPVIVNGVQQQSQHSHEFTMQDRSASQVVRTTHTMVEGRTNPPVVVNGVQQQSQHSQEFTMQDRSASHTRDNAEASAPATYRYEPQQSTSRTTRTVEEYVDHPIAANNVHQQTQRVQEITMQDQATRNQGEPSASTPCGHDTQQGPRDIGGTSANGVEIAQSSTVEDKINQIEHPVILSGENEKPFTYLFHMMSDWTIEKDTRPYIQGKIKGLITAVKRFQYKQRKEYELQIWIDDGSHISEAFLHSDVIQNIIGHSCEEMNAAVSDPNPASALAIKEIMNGFKHYLTKFEGTMFIEFNRKSSAPIVREMNEGCSASDAWLLLQRMKTYSAQRHIRSLDFMDTTP; this comes from the exons ATGCGCCGCCGGAGCCTAATCATCGCCCCCGACTCCGACGAGGAAGACGACGCGGCAACTCCTGCCTCCGCCACCACCTCTCTTTCCGTtgccagcggcggcggcggcggcggcggaagcgccgGCCGGCCCTCGTCCCAAAACCCTAGCCCATTCCCCTACGCAATCTCGTCCTCGCCTCCCCCCTCCCCTCCCGTCGAGATCtccgatgacgacgaggaggtcgAGGAGATCCAGGACCCCGACGAGGACTGCCCCTTCGACGACGCCCCCGACGAGATTCGGGACTCTGACGGGGACTCCCTCTTCACCGATGTCGCCGACGACCTCTCCCCACCATTCACCGCTCCGCCCCAAATCCCATGCCCACCTCCCGCTCCCGCTCTGGCACCGGCTCCGCTGTACCGAACCCCAACACCAACTCCACCTCCAGCACGAACCCCAATCTCAGCTCCATCGCCGGCTGCCGCGCCCACGCCACCTTCACGAACCCCAACCCCAACTCCCCCGCCGGCTCCTCTGTTCCGAACCCCAACCCCAACTCCACCACCGGCTCCCACATCCGCTCCTCTGCTCCGAACCCCAACCCCACCTCCCGCTCCTCTATTCCGAACTCCAACACCAACTCCACCTCCCGCCCCCGCACCCACTCCACCGGCCCGAACCCCAACGCCAACGCCACCGCCCGCTGCCGCCGCGCCCACTCCGGCCCGAACCCCATCTTCAACCCCAATCCAGGCCTGGACCCCAACCTCGACGCCGCCCACGGCCTCGCCGTCTGCGCTCAGCATGCGGCTGCGGCCGGTGGACGCGTTCCTGCGGCGGCTCAGGGTGCGCGTGCGCCCAGAGTGGCTTGAATTTTGCGCTGCGGAGCTGCCTGGGTTCAGCGACGGCGGCACGGAAGCGCAGGGCAGACGCTGCTTCGAGCAGTTCCTCTTTGCTGACATGAATGTGTGCGGCGCCGGTGTGCTCCCGGCGGGCGTTGCAGGCATGGACGCCGCTGTCCTCGACGGGCCATTTGTTCTACAG GTTGATGAAATTGTCAACATGTCAAATCCTTTGAGGGAAAGATATTGTGATGCACAGGCGGGGCCCAAAAGATGTTTAAAGCTATCAATGACAGATGGCATTCAACGGATATATGGAATGGAGTACAGGCCTATCAAAGACCTGCAAGTTCTTGCTCCTGTTGGTTTTAAG attgttataagAAATGTGCACATAAAGAGAGGGCTTCTTATGCTAGTCCCTGAAGTTATTGAGATTCTTGGTGGGGTGGTTGATGAATTGGAAGCAGCACGTGTCAGACTTGTTTCTGAAGTAAATAAACCACCCCGTGGCAAAAG GAAGCAAGGTGGATTACCTTTGTCCTCCAGAGCCACTGTAGCTGCCTGGCCAGGTAATGTAAGCGTTACAAATGGTGGTGAGCAAGGTATCTCAATACCAAGAGCAGTAAACTCCTCTCATCCAATTGGATTAG GTAATGCCTCTCAAGTTGTTAGAACTACAGAAACCATGGTAGAAGAGCGTATTAACCCTCCTGTCATAGTAAATGGTGTCCAACAGCAAAGTCAGCATTCCCACGAATTCACCATGCAAGATCGATCTGCTTCTCAAGTTGTTAGAACTACACATACCATGGTAGAAGGGCGTACTAACCCTCCTGTTGTAGTAAATGGTGTCCAACAACAAAGTCAACATTCCCAAGAGTTCACCATGCAAGATCGATCTGCTTCTCATACTAGGGACAACGCAGAAGCTTCTGCACCTGCTACCTATAGATATGAACCCCAACAAAGCACTAGCAGAACTACACGGACGGTTGAAGAATATGTTGACCACCCTATTGCGGCGAACAATGTCCATCAACAAACACAGCGTGTCCAGGAAATCACTATGCAGGACCAAGCTACTAGGAACCAAGGAGAACCTTCTGCATCTACTCCTTGTGGACATGATACCCAGCAAGGGCCACGAGATATTGGTGGAACTAGTGCTAATGGTGTCGAGATTGCACAGTCTTCAACTGTTGAAGATAAGATTAATCAGATTGAACATCCTGTCATTCTAAGTggtgaaaatgaaaaaccatttaCATACCTTTTCCACATGATGTCAGATTGGACCATAGAAAAGGATACACGACCCTATATTCAAGGAAAAATTAAG GGTCTGATCACCGCAGTCAAGCGATTTCAATATAAGCAACGGAAAGAGTATGAGCTTCAAATTTGGATAGATGATGGAAGTCACATTTCAGAGGCCTTTCTTCACAGTGAT GTTATACAGAATATAATTGGTCACTCGTGTGAGGAGATGAATGCTGCTGTTTCTGACCCAAACCCAGCATCAGCCCTTGCCATAAAAGAAATTATGAATGGATTCAAGCActatttgacaaaatttgag GGTACAATGTTTATTGAGTTCAACCGAAAATCTTCTGCACCTATTGTGCGTGAGATGAATGAAGGTTGTTCGGCTTCCGATGCATGGCTCCTACTTCAGAGGATGAAAACATATTCTGCTCAAAGGCACATCCGAAGTTTGGACTTTATGGATACCACTCCATGA